GATCACAGGTCTTTAAGTCGAGTGTCACACTATAGTTAGCTTTAAATGGGGACCGATCTAAAGGTAAACCTTTGCAATTATGATTATAGTCTGACAACAATCATAATTACAGCCAGTACTCAGAATCTTAGCAGAATAAAATcagtattttctgttttttttttgttttttttaaatgctgtgtGCTCTTGAAGATCTGCATCAGTTTTTagtttcaggttttttttaaattattaaaatccTTCTTTATTAGTGATCTGCATGTAGTGGACACAAACTCTGTTGTTTGCCCTGTTCAGCAGCCTGTATAAGAATATATTggtttaatgtttgttttctatGCCGCCAGACCAGGGAGAACTTTCTGCCGGTCCATAAAAGCTTGGCTTCCCCCTGGGAGATAAATAAGGTCATAAATAATTGCTTCATTGGATTATCATTCACTAAAGCGAAATTCATACAATCATATTTTCCATCTCCTGGCCTGGCGAAAGGTTGTGACTCAACACATGAGGAGGCAGAATAAAAATGGACCAGTGGATTGTGATATGACCCATTTAGATGTTTCTATGTGAGAAGGCAATGGTTCTGAGAAACATCCACACCAGCAGGCCACTGTAACCTGGAACCTTTTGTTGTTTAACTCTGTAGGACAGTTGTGAGGGACACAAACATCCCTAAATAAGTCCCATAAATCAGGTGTATTAAAACTGTGACACCCATTCATGTTACCTGAGCCCTTCAGCTCTATGGCGTCGGACACGTTGGGAtgaagaaaacatcatttttatgCAGGTCTCGTTATATTAGTCCCAGAATAAATAATATTGACGACGGATGCGACACCATTCGGTTTCACGCCCTGCAAATTTTGTGTCTGGAATGCTCGTAAAGTTCTGGTCGCCGCGTCCGAACCTGCAGGCGTTCGAGTTAATGATGTACGTCAGGAGGACGCTGCTACATTTTAATGTTCAGCTACGGAAATCCGCTCATTAACCATCTGCAAAGGGTTTTCAGGGCGTGCAGAGCTCGCTGAAGAGCAACGGAACACAATCGTCCCCACACCTTCAAACGTGCCCGGTTGGCATTTCATCGCAGACCGCTTACAAAATTCCAAAATTctcatattttttcttcttgtgaggacatttttcgTGGTTCTCACAACTACAGGAGGGCTCAGAAATGGTTTAAAGCTTGTTAGAACCCCGTAGGTTCAGATTCGGaggttagttgtgatggttagaGTAAGGAGCTGGGTataaaagtccccacaaagatagaaatactaATATGTTTTGCTGATGTGCATGCGCAAGCATGTGTACATGCATGTATGTGCCGCTTGTGATCTTTTTTATCTGTGTGGCAAGGTCAGACCTGCACAGCAGCAAGTTTTTACACGCAGTCATGGATTTACCGCCATAATGCCAAAGTATAAATGGCAGCACATAACATTTAATGATCCTGATAAGAGATCAACTGATGTTCCAGCTATCTCGTTGTGCAGAGGTGCTGAGGGTTGCTCAAGTATATCGTGACGCGGATCTTCATTCGTCCGTGCACTGTGCTGCGAAAAGGCCTTAAAATAGCAGGAATACACGTGGAAACATGACGGGGATTTCAATTATTAGACAACACTTACGCCCAGATGTTTATCGTGGTTGATGATTCACCCATTTTTGAGGAAGTTTCTTCAAAAATACCACCATTCCCTGCGTGGGGGGCGTTCATCCTCCTGTAAATAACAAAATTGCACCTGATCCACAGCATGTTCTCCCATCCCAGCTTTCTAGAATCCCCAAATCAGCCGAATTTCTCCTCTTATCACCTGTTGTCCGACTCCTTTGGCAgccctgaccaaaagtgacgtcaACAAAAGGCCTCCTCGTCAGGACAATCAAACCATTTGTGACATTATTACACTTTTTCTCCTGGTGAACTCCCACAGGGCGATACGTAACCAGCCGGTTAACTAATGATAAGAGGCTGTAGAAAGGGCAGAGTGTGTTTTGCTGCGCTTGGATTTACAACAGCATTTGACAGCTGAGTTTGGGAGCAGCCAAAATGAGTAAGCTTTTAGCTCTTTGTTGCCTGAATTACCCCGTATGTGTTAATTTATTTACTGGCTGTTTACAGTTGCGTTCTGCTCTCTTCGCACCGTTGTTTGTTCACCTGACGGGCTGCTGCGTTGTTGTCAACCGCGCTTGTGTTTTGTCGTTTTATTCCAGCAGAGCAAAGTGGCGTCAGCCTCAAAAACGTCACCTATGCCGGGAAAAATGGTGCCATAAACGAGGGCTTTGAAATAGAGGTAGGCGTTGGGATTGGACACATTGCTTTAGGACAGAGGGAactattttgttgttgttgttgtttaaaatGAGTGCCTTTGCTTTCCCAGGAAGATGTTTTTTATCACAGCATTGTGGAAAATGAGCCTGAAACGGCCACAAACCGCCTGGGATCGTACTTGAGGTGGGATGGAAGTTCATTTGAGTATTAGAACCTCAGAATATTAACCCTCTATGATGTTTCATGCGTTAAcaacgtatacacacacacatctgcatatATTCATGGGTTTTGATGTTTCAAAGTGgggtttgttttacatttaattccATTTTCTCATCAGGCAGGTCGCCAGACCGTTTAATGCCGCTGAGGACTTCATGAAGACCCATTCGTCTACCTTCAAATGCATATTGTTGGTGGTGTTTGGTTTAggtaaagctaaaaaaaagaacctcTGTACTCTCAATGTTGCCGCATCCTCTCACGGATTGGGCCCGTCTCCTCCGCCAGGTTACGTGGCGTACTTCGTTGCGGCCTGCGTACTGGACTTTCAGAGGGCCACTGCTCTTGTGGTTCTGACGGTTTTGGCCGTGGTGGCCAAATCTTACGAGCTTTTGAAGGAGCACAAAGGAGAAAGCATCAGCCGGTGTTTCCGACCGGCCGTGAGATGCTTCAAGTCCAACCTGAAGTGGCTGAAATGGTgagttgggtttgtttttaaatgtatttccaTCCCAGAGTCCAGTTCCCCGGCGCCATAACGACCCGCGGGCGTCTGGTGGGTCTCTGCAGGGTTTTCATCGTGGTTGTTCTTGTCCTCTTCGTGACCTGGCTCGTCTTAGACACCAGCAAGCGTCCCCAGCAGCTCATCTCGTTCGGAGGCGTCTGCGtgttcatcctgctgctgttccttcTGTCGGTGCACAGGTCGGCGGTGAGTTTTGCCCTTTCGAAACAGGTGGGGAGTTGTTATCATGGCACATTATCTGTGGCTGGGATATCACTGCCCTTGTGCCCCTGTCATCTTCTCTATTATCATTGGACTTAGCGGCACTGCTTCCTTGTCATAGCGACTATTTGCTTATCAGTGtaattctgtgtttgtttgtttctgctgtgtttggtaGGTGTCATGGAGGACTGTGTTTTGGGGTCTGGGGTTGCAGTTCTGTATCGGGATCTTTGTTATCAGGACACAACCTGGACTTGTAGCTTTTGAATGGCTTGGACATCAGGTCAAGGTATTTGGGACGAACCAACAAATGACTGAATGAACGAATGAGcgaacgaatgaatgaatgaatgcttTATCTTATCCGTCCTCGACGCACTTTTAATTATTTGCCAATTTGGCAGCAGATAGAGTGGAATTGATCTTTAAACTCAGATGACTGTTAGCTTCCGCCCACTTTGGTTCTGTTACAGCTTTAATAAAGGATAATAAAGGAGCACCTTCTGTTACTCCAGCTGGACCTGAGCCTTGTCCATTTTAAGCCTTCAAAAACTCTCAGAAACCACATATTAGCATAAGCAAATGCTACTAAAAGGAGTGTAAGATCAAATGAACTGGTATTGATTACCTGACAGATTAATAACCAATCCAAATAGCCCCGTTTAACTGGAAGTACAGGCTGCAATGTTGCTTATCTGAAAAGCACAGCATGTTTTAACGTAGTCTTATCTCAGGAGCTACTTTTTTATGCTATTCCAGCTTATTCCTCAGCAATGACAGGGTTGGTTTAGTACAATGTGTGCACAAGCATGTGGCCTTTGAGTCACTTTTTAGCTGCAGCGTGACCTTCTGTCGCCTCAAAGTTGCAGTTTCGGTCCTGAGCTTgtgaattaaaaacaaagaaatgatcCTCTTTGTGCCTCACCAACAGGTGTTCCTCGACTATACCAAAGAAGGGTCATCCTTCGTGTTCGGGAACCTGATTGACAACATTTTTGCCTTTCAAGTAAGTTGATTCACCTTAAACCGCTTAAGATCGGCGCCACTGGACGCACGTGACGAGTGTTGCCTCCTTCCTCAGGCTCTGCCCATTGTGGTGTTCTTCAGCAGCATCATGTCGGTCCTTTACTTTTTGGGAATAATGCAGTGGCTCATTCTGAAGGTTGGAACGTGCGCCGCACAGCATCGCAGGCTCTCGTGACCCTCCCGGCGTGACGAAGGgccgtgtgtttttgtgtgcagatCTCTTGGCTGATGCAGATAACAATGGGAACCTCTCCCACAGAGACCTTGAGCGTAGCAGGCAATATATTTGTCGGGCAGGTACTTTGACGCCCGCCTGAGAGCGGTGTTGCTCAGAAACATCAGGTCTTTGCGCTctttaattctctttttttcccctcatcagACTGAGGCCCCGCTACTGATTCGCCCGTATTTGAAGGACATGACCAAATCTGAGATTCACGCTGTGATGACCGGTGGTTTTGCCACCATTGCGGGCAGCGTCATGGGGGCGTTCATCTCATTTGGGGTGAGATGAAGCTGATGCAGAAGTCTATTTAAGATAATTGGTCCCATTAATTAATAATGGATCATGCCCAGGGTCATTGTTATGGGTTAGCGTTAGCTAGCCCGCTTAGCTAATGTtgtcttaaaaagaaaaatcacaaaatATTGGCtgattttgttgtattttgcaGATCGATGCTTCTTCTCTGATCGCAGCGTCAGTGATGGCTGCTCCTTGTGCCTTGGCCATTTCTAAACTTTCCTacccagagacagaagagagtcCCTTCAAGTCAAAAAAGAATGTTGAAGTGTCCTGCGGGTGTGTAAGCACGAGCATATCACCTATTTATTCGGTGACATTTCATATTTTCCCAATCCTGTGAATGCAGCTAGTATTTTAAACTCCTCAGAGATGAACAGAACATCCTGGAGGCTGCCAGTAGTGGAGCGTCCGCTTCTATAGCCCTTGTGGCTAACATTGCAGCCAATCTAATCGCCTTTCTCGCCATCCTTGGGTTCATTAATCAAGCTTTGAGCTGGATGGGAGATATGGTGGGGTACCCCTCGCTCACATTTCAGGTAACTTTTACCAATACCGCCATCATTTTATGGGACGTTTCATCTTAATCTTGCAACCAAATATCTTTTCTAAGTGCTGCCCAAGCTAATTGTCGAGGCTCAAGTTGATCTCAACCACGATTTAGCGTGCCTCTCTTTGTCCAGTTGATCTGCTCTTACGTGTTCATGCCGGTGGCCTTCCTGATGGGGATCCCCTATGAAGAAAGCTTCACCGTGGCTGAACTCATCGGCACAAAGCTCTTCCTCAACGAGTTCGTTGCATATCAGAAACTATCCATCCTGAAGACCAACAGGCTGAACGGGCTCGAGGAGCTCATCGGTGGCGAACGACAGTGGATATCAGTGTGTAGACCTTCACCTAAACCTGATCTTGCACGACACCGTGGACGAACTTTAACAATGTTTTTCTGATGGCAGATCAGATCAGAAACGATCACCACTTATGCTCTTTGTGGATTTGCTAACTTCAGCTCATTGGGCATCGTGATTGGAGGCCTGTGTGAGTATTTGTCTTATATTTAAACCATCTCTCAACAATCTGATGCAAAtatcctcttctttttcctctcaaaGCCTCTATATGTCCCTCCAGACGAGGAGATGTATCATCTCTGGTGCTGAGGGCCATGGTCACCGGCACGTGTGTGTCTCTCATCAACGCCTGCGTTGCTGGTAAACAGACTTTAAACCAAGAAGCGCAATTAGCTTTTATGGTGGCTAATTCACCGCTATCGCTTTGATCATCAGGAATCCTGTTTGTGCCTTCGCCGGACTGCGTGACGTTCTTCGAGACGTCCGCTTTTGATGCCGCAGACGCCACCGTGCAAAGTTGCTGCAACGACCTTTTCGAAAGGTGAGAGAGGCGGAATGTAACAAAATACACGGAATGAAAGTACACCTCTAAAGCTACTTGAGTATTGCcacttttaaaaagtaaaaaaaaaaaaattaagactGGGAGCTAACTAAAAAGACCTCAAAGGTTTTCATGAGAATTGAAGGAAAGATTCATGATTTAATAGTAATAGCCTCCACTCCAGGCAGAATTACAGTGCTTGTAAAACAATaagaagaaaacatcaatgACAAACTCTGAAATATGCAATGAATATGGGACCTAatctttttactgtttttgctgcagcacTATAAACAACGGGACCATCGTATTCGAAGGACTGTGGAGCACAGTAGCCAACGCCACCGTCTTCCTCTCAAGCTGTTGTCAGTGTTGtggcctctctgctgcagatgtttgcacCTAGAATTCCCACCAGTCAGTATTTATTGTTGATGTGTCTCTTTATCTTTGTATATTTTTATCAGAGCTGGTGTAAAAATGTGAAACCGAGATGTGCCCACGTTCAGAATGAAAGTGAATTTCATGTATCATATTGTAAATTGATTCAGATAAGTTAAAAGCAAGAGTTGGAGGATAGATTCGGGCGGCGCTGTAGCCGTTTAAGATGAACCGCTGTTGTATTTAATTGGTAATAAAACTTTGTGAACCACGAATGAtgttttatattcattttattttttttaaaaagtggattTGATGTGACATAAAGACTGCACAGATCATAAACGCTCATTTATTCCTTCTCATTCGCTTACATTCGCGCACATTTCGAAAATCTTCATAACGTTCCAACCATTGAGCGCTTTGACTCCACGTAAatgcagatgtttgttttcatggtgTCATTGTTGGGAACCAAGATCTGCTCTGTGATGCAGTTCTAGCTGCTGATAACGGCCATGCAATTAAAACCAATGACTTGATATTCAAACATTCCCAATCTCGTTATAGCCCCTGACAAGAATCGGACAGGTTACCTTTACTCTATTCTTTATTCGAGTACAAGCTGTCTGTAAAAAAAGTTGAAGAAATAGAGCAGAAGAGGTCGAAGATTGGTCGTGTTTCCGCTAACACTTAAAAATCCTCAGAATCTGATTGGATGGgatgtgaaaccaaatcaaaatcCATGCGAGCGGCCTCAAACGGACGCGCTTTTATCTCGAAAAATTCCTCGTGCGGGCTGAGCTGAGTCTCTGGAGCTCACCTGTGAGCGGACGCACACCAACGGATAAAACAGTCAAAAAAGCTCTGCGCAGCCTCGACGGCGTTGCCAAATTATGCGCGGATGCTGTAAAGggaaatgtgcacacacacacgtgtctcaAGCTGCGTGAAGACGACCTGCAAGCAGCTCAGAAGTCAGACATATAAAAACATCAAAGCGTTACACCTCCCACCAGGATTGCACGTAGgcaacatttctttttcctttgacTAAACTCCACCGTCATTGAAACGGCAGCAAAATTTGCCGTAGAAAAGAATCGGCGTCCACAGACGTTACTGTCCTTCCAGTGGTTTGTCCATTCGTAGAGGCGACACAAATGGCTCAGCGTGGTTCTTGCTACAGACTTtctcagcaacaacaaaaaagaaagtcaCCAAAACATTCCTTTATGTGTAACCACACTCTTTTGGGTCCTTGTTAACTTTGGTAAACTGAGGTATTTCCCCGCCCTACCTCATTTCCACACTTGTTTCTGTGAGCCTGGATTTGCCACCCGATTTATCGTCCTCTGTTTCCTGAACCTTCCTGGCTACCTTTGGGCTGGAATTAGCCTTCCTGCTCATCTGAGGGCTTTGTCCTTTACGCTGCATTTGCGGACTGCTTGAACCCAGCTTCCGGTTGAGCAGCGGGCTCCTGGAGCCCTTCGCCTTGGGCGGCTGCAGACTCTCCAGAGTCTTGAGCGGTATGAGCCCAAGAAGTCCGCAGTAGTAGTTGCACTGATGATGCGTTAGGAACTGCTCGAATACTTCAGGCGAGCCGCTCTCCGTTAGGCCCTGGTAACTAAAGGGAAAAAACACGTTTATTCTATTTAAcgatttaaagaaataaacattaaaatgcaCATAGAACTTATATATACAAACCCCTTTGACTTGGTCACAACTCTTATATTTGTAAGCTTGGTTTCAACACCTGCAAGACAGAAAGCAGGGTTCACGTCACCAGTCAGTCAGGCCTCTGCGTGATCATGTCAGCGTAGGACCGAGTCCCACCTTCCATCTGTGTGACCAGTAGATTGCCGTGTGTCCACTGGTGGATCCAGTGCTGGAAAGTGCTGCATTTCTGCTCCACCTCAGAGGCGGTTTGTGTAATTAGCTTGCCTTTGGGATCCATCGTGCAGTGTTTGAGGCACTGACCTTTGAGGTCAGCCTCCACAGTGGCATACGGAACAGAGTTTGCAGGCCGATAGATTAGATACTGAGGAATCACTCTGCAGgtataaaaagataaaacaccCAAAAGTTGTCTCAATGAGAGGTATTTTCAGACATCTTCAAGCTAATCAAGTGTAAGAATGTTTCACTTACTCTAACAAAAAGCCAAAGTTCTCACTAACTCTGGCTTCCGCGGCAAAGATTTTACAGTATTCCCGAATCGTGTTTTGAACTTTGCATTCCTGGCAACATGAATCACAGATAAACGCTGAATATCATTTCCTGCAGCCACAATCACTGGAAATTTCACGAGAGGCGTTCAAGCCCGAGGGCCAATAAACACTGACTTGCTTGGTTATGGCTCCATTCCTCTCTGCGAGGCTGCACTCCGGTTTGGTCCCATAGGCGACTGGGTTTCCAACTTTGACAATGCAGGTACTTCCGGACTCAAAGATGGGGTCGAGACCGTAGATGACTCTCACTCTGCTGGCTTTGTGGGCGCAGCCGCTGCCGACGTGCAACGTCTCGGTCATGATGCGGCCGAAGTATTTTTCGCCCCAGCTGCCCCAGTCGGCAAGGCCTTTGGTAAACAGCAGCGGGGTCATCTCGATCTCCTCTCCCACTGAATGAAAACAAGACATTTGCCTGGTACGCTAATTGGCAACAGAGAATGTGGATGTTGTCACACAGGGTGAGGTGAGAAAGTTACCTTCCAATTCATCCTTTAGCAATATTTGAGACAGAACTGTAGGACAGAGAACAGCCAAGTTGGTGTCATAAAATGTCCTGTTCATATTTAAAGCCAGGTGTTATGTCTTACCATCCACGCTGAGCAGGAAATCAGTGGTGTCAGCACCATATTCATTACTGATTGAACAGCCATAAACACCACAGTCTTGGCTGGCTGCTAGAATGATTGCCAGGGCTGCTTGACTTTCATCTCCCCCacttgttcacacacacacacacacacacgcacgcacgcacgcacacggtCACAAAGCGAGCAGGTAAATTCAACAACAAGCCACAGGGTGTCGCTGCAACATAGAAACAGAAGCTGGTCCTGACGGGAGCAGCCCGCTGAGGCACATTTATAGACTTTTAATACACCCTGGAGAAGGGAAAATATGGAATCAGTTTACAGCTCCTGTGTCCAGCCAGAGATTTCGCTGGCAGTGACACAGTCACATGTGCATGCTTCCGTCACAGCGGGGACATGGGAACGACAGCAGTCCAGCAAAAGAGAGATGTTGACCGTGAAACTGCGTAAGATGGTTGTGTTGTGGGTACTTTAGGGGATTTACCTTCTTCTCATCTCGAGTATTTCCTCTTCGTCTCTGAACCATTTGATGGTTGAGTCAAGGAGGACATTGAAAAACTGGCACCACAGCTTCAGGTGTCCCGAAGCATCTGGGAAAggctctgctctgatcttccgGATGACCTGCGGAgctgtttgcacacacacacacacacacacacacacacggtatgGTATTGACACCGCAACACCTAAAATCCAAGACCAATTTCACCCTACTCATCCAAATCGTCCTGAACGACCGATTCTTCACCTTTCAGAGGGTCCAGCTTCTTTTGagtctgtttctcctccttcttggTGCCGTCTGGCTCATCCGTAGAAGGTTCGTCCATGAACTTTGGCACCGCCAGCATGTCCATCCTGCGACCTACCAGCGGAGACCGCCTCTCCATTGGTGGGGTACTTTGTCCCGTGGGACACTGTAATAGTGCTGCTCTGCGGGCCTGGCTCGGTGACATATAGGGGCTGTCTTTCCTGTCCTGTGTGCCTTCTCCGTCCTCTTTAGGCCTCGGCATGAAGATTTTACGGCGAGCTCCCGAGGCCAGCTCCTCGGGGGTGGCAGAACGTATGAGCGTCAGGCTGTCTCGCCGCTTCATCCGGGGGCTGCTCTCGCAGGAGAGGGGTAATGTCGGCGTAGAGCCTCCGCTCAAATCATCCTCCGGTTTGTCGCTCTGGTGGCCGCCAGAAATCTCGATGTCCAATTCTTGAACAGCTTTGGACATGAATTTGCGGAGACTGGACGGACTCAGAGACGGATGTGTCGGGGGTTTGGAGGCCAGTCGATCGACAGACGGGTGGTTCCTTTGGTAGTCTAGAACTGACACGAAATTCTCAATCTTGGCTTCTTTATGAGTTTTCTTCTCAGTGTTCTCAGGTAACACACCGTCATCTGCTGTTTTATTCAAAGATGACCCATCGCTACCAACATTTGGTGTGAAACCATCGCCCATCGCAGAGAGCGTGCTCTCTTTACTTCTCTTTTCTGTCGCTTCCTCATGGCTCTGCTTTCTAATTTGGGGTTTGTCACTCTTCTCGGTGGCGGCGTTGTCAACATTCTGCTTTGTTACCCTCATTGCGGTCACTGTAGATTCAgtttctgctgagtcatttTGAGTGGACGGCTTCAGGGCGCACTCGCCATCATGAGACGTGACCGAGATCGGCGGCACCACAAACGCAGGCGCTGCTGGAGTTTCGATAATCTTCCGCCCATCTGAGCTGTGGCCGTCTAGAGAGAGTGCTTCATCCTGCTTGGGATCAATGCAGGAAACATTTATAACAGGGACAGTGGCCATCTGAGGGAGCCGTACGCTGCTGTTGTCTTGAGACAAATATTCCCCCGACGACTCCATTTTGTCACCTGATTGAGCAACATTCTCTCCTGCCGGTGGTTTACAGTCATCCTGCAAACGTCTTTGCCACAATAGAGAATTggtcttttcctgctgctggggcATTGCTGCTGACGCTGGGGTTGCATCACGCTGTTGCAAACCAGCAGACTCAGACTCTCGTTTCTTCATCGCCAACAGAGCGCCTTCTTTCAGCATAGGTTCCATTACCTCGATTTGGGGGGTTATAAAACCTTCACTTGGGTTTCTGTTTATCACTTTAAATGGCTTATTATCAATTACTGTAGAAGATTTATTATCAATCACCGTAGCTGGTTTAATGTCTATGAATGTAGctggtttattatcaatcactttagctggtttattatcaatcactgtggctggtttattatcaatcactgtagttggtttattatcaatcactgtggctggtttattatcaatcactgtggctggtttattatcaatcactgtagttggtttattatcaatcaccgtagctggtttattatcaatcacTGTAGTTGGTTTATTATTAACCACTTTAGCTGGTTCATTATCAATCACTGTGGCTGGTTTTTTATCAATCACTGTGGctggtttattatcaatcactgtggctggtttattatcaatcacTGTAGTTGGTTTATTATTAACCACTTTAGCTGGTTTATTGTCTATGAATGTAGctggtttattatcaatcactgtagctggtttattatcaatcacTGTGGCTGGTTTATTATTAATCATTTTAGCTGGTTTATTATTAATCACTGTAGctggtttattatcaatcactgtagctggtttattatcaatcacTGTGGCTGGTTTATTATTAATCACTGTAGctggtttattatcaatcactgtagctggtttattatcaatcacTGTGGCTGGTTTATTATTAATCATTTTAGCTGGTTTATTATTAATCACTGTAGctggtttattatcaatcacTGTGGCTGGTTTATTATTAATCACTGTAGctggtttattatcaatcactgtagctggtttattatcaatcacTGTGGCTGGTTTATTATTAATCATTTTAGCTGGTTTATTATTAATCACTGTAGctggtttattatcaatcagtgtagctggtttattatcaatcactgtagctggtttattatcaatcactgtagctggtttattatcaatcacTGTGGCTGGTTTATTATTAATCACTGTAGctggtttattatc
The nucleotide sequence above comes from Takifugu rubripes chromosome 9, fTakRub1.2, whole genome shotgun sequence. Encoded proteins:
- the alpk3a gene encoding alpha-protein kinase 3 isoform X1, which produces MTSRRPMIRTYSSNGRTSSFSEEEGSSSNGRSESRNTYLSNVRPENSYSRYSHYRPSRSTLCSVMAQLTEDIQPSFERTLKSKAVSENCNVKFTCVVSGYPAPELKWYKDDREMDRYCGLPKYEIHRNGKTHTLHIYNCTLDDAAIYQVSASNSKGIVSCSGVLEVGDMNEYKIHQRFFSKLKQKAENKKKNETEAQSKKTVDKENIQKAKQQISPERPPRKRHVPPPAPSPAIKEAAAVEQQGAAGEINGVSPEVMEAAQMPFKDKETDKDEALSEKALATKKMKISNGVDAEVDSSNVSAKSQELRNGGENCYDGGIGLAQFLAETLQSQTSEENQSSAEGDSSTEMALNASNSEDKEKEDVKTEREEGGERQREECERQKGREEELATEKGKEMEKLMMASQIDLHAKHSPESKQHCKAHKDLEHHNIQASISSMLHSVKDFLFGKSKKDSPDPSTNKICHSVASHAEMPPSFQLQQESNQASRPISGDRLPMEIDRTKEPQEVLQAQNVSLRRQGSRHEGSVLCADQPPANKLKFETMESSIGQSVKMPNDAAESMEISAVPESCSPGEEMPLTGQVLTEADAISVIGAPDCMEISSEFNNQAASDESEDKYVLSETQKSSEDKSTPTSVEAYWTLPQSVISVSEHKSNNTEVHGDILQEKESGADEKRRGPKPEVAHSDNSSSGGQKAEVKFNDVPQSDINRHEIIQLSFSAEERIESCEFEAQNQVRLCSGTANVETKLSPKINELTRGSPVAAASDSLEKDELSKRQESTVPGHEERPEVRSEDSILSPILDLGRHKDRSKLADVFAPELEVKLSRKQERPEVELVEGEGCTSGDEEYFKVAQQESREVQRFWPAGKIPKIQISSTEDLPDIDIIHMQAAKVIDHKPANVADNKPAKVIDHKPATVIDHKPAKVIDHKPANVADNKPAKVIDHKPATVIDHKPANVADNKPAKVIDHKPATVIDHKPANVVDNKPANVADNKPAKMINNKPATVIDNKPATVIDNKPATLIDNKPATVINNKPATVIDNKPATVIDNKPATVIDNKPATLIDNKPATVINNKPAKMINNKPATVIDNKPATVIDNKPATVINNKPATVIDNKPATVINNKPAKMINNKPATVIDNKPATVIDNKPATVINNKPATVIDNKPATVIDNKPATVINNKPAKMINNKPATVIDNKPATVIDNKPATFIDNKPAKVVNNKPTTVIDNKPATVIDNKPATVIDKKPATVIDNEPAKVVNNKPTTVIDNKPATVIDNKPTTVIDNKPATVIDNKPATVIDNKPTTVIDNKPATVIDNKPAKVIDNKPATFIDIKPATVIDNKSSTVIDNKPFKVINRNPSEGFITPQIEVMEPMLKEGALLAMKKRESESAGLQQRDATPASAAMPQQQEKTNSLLWQRRLQDDCKPPAGENVAQSGDKMESSGEYLSQDNSSVRLPQMATVPVINVSCIDPKQDEALSLDGHSSDGRKIIETPAAPAFVVPPISVTSHDGECALKPSTQNDSAETESTVTAMRVTKQNVDNAATEKSDKPQIRKQSHEEATEKRSKESTLSAMGDGFTPNVGSDGSSLNKTADDGVLPENTEKKTHKEAKIENFVSVLDYQRNHPSVDRLASKPPTHPSLSPSSLRKFMSKAVQELDIEISGGHQSDKPEDDLSGGSTPTLPLSCESSPRMKRRDSLTLIRSATPEELASGARRKIFMPRPKEDGEGTQDRKDSPYMSPSQARRAALLQCPTGQSTPPMERRSPLVGRRMDMLAVPKFMDEPSTDEPDGTKKEEKQTQKKLDPLKAPQVIRKIRAEPFPDASGHLKLWCQFFNVLLDSTIKWFRDEEEILEMRRSGGDESQAALAIILAASQDCGVYGCSISNEYGADTTDFLLSVDVLSQILLKDELEVGEEIEMTPLLFTKGLADWGSWGEKYFGRIMTETLHVGSGCAHKASRVRVIYGLDPIFESGSTCIVKVGNPVAYGTKPECSLAERNGAITKQECKVQNTIREYCKIFAAEARVSENFGFLLEVIPQYLIYRPANSVPYATVEADLKGQCLKHCTMDPKGKLITQTASEVEQKCSTFQHWIHQWTHGNLLVTQMEGVETKLTNIRVVTKSKGYQGLTESGSPEVFEQFLTHHQCNYYCGLLGLIPLKTLESLQPPKAKGSRSPLLNRKLGSSSPQMQRKGQSPQMSRKANSSPKVARKVQETEDDKSGGKSRLTETSVEMR